From Paenibacillus sp. GP183, one genomic window encodes:
- the bshB2 gene encoding bacillithiol biosynthesis deacetylase BshB2 — protein MERHILVVLPHPDDEAFGLSGTLSKHIQNGTKVTYACLTLGEMGRNMGTAPFANRVTLPQIRKKELEASCRVIGIQDLRTLGFHDKTLEFEDQYKLEGSILEIIKEINPSLVITFYPGYAVHPDHDATGAAVISTIRKMPAEQRPKVHCLAFSKNCEQFIGKPDLLNNVKDFLHIKKQSIESHRTQFYAPEILGGNAWEDPEVQERFGTERFWTYNFNQ, from the coding sequence ATGGAACGTCACATTCTAGTTGTACTGCCGCATCCGGATGACGAAGCGTTCGGCTTGTCGGGGACACTATCCAAACATATACAAAATGGTACCAAGGTTACATATGCCTGTTTGACCTTAGGGGAAATGGGAAGAAACATGGGAACCGCTCCATTTGCCAATCGGGTTACACTTCCCCAAATTCGCAAGAAGGAATTGGAAGCATCTTGCCGGGTTATTGGCATTCAGGACTTACGCACTCTTGGCTTCCATGATAAAACGCTCGAATTCGAGGATCAGTATAAACTGGAAGGCAGTATTCTTGAAATTATCAAAGAGATTAACCCGTCTCTTGTGATTACCTTTTACCCAGGATACGCCGTTCATCCCGATCATGATGCTACAGGGGCCGCTGTTATCAGCACAATAAGGAAAATGCCTGCCGAACAAAGACCTAAGGTTCACTGCTTGGCATTTTCCAAGAATTGCGAGCAATTTATCGGGAAACCTGATTTGCTAAATAACGTCAAAGACTTTTTGCATATCAAAAAGCAATCTATAGAATCTCATCGCACTCAATTCTATGCGCCAGAGATATTGGGCGGCAATGCTTGGGAGGACCCGGAAGTCCAAGAGCGATTTGGAACTGAACGCTTTTGGACCTACAATTTTAATCAATGA